In Haliscomenobacter hydrossis DSM 1100, the DNA window AAACGACAATGGTGTGCTGAACGTAACCGCTGGCACCGACAATGAAATCATTCAAGAGAACCAGTACTACCCCTTCGGCATGAACCAGGAGGGAACCTTTATGAATGATGCGGCGGTAAAAGATACGAAGTACCAGTACAATGGGAAGGAGTTGAATGATGATTTTGGGTTGGGGTGGAGTGATTATGGGGCGAGGTGGTATGATGCGAGTATTGGGAGATGGAATGGGGTGGATCCTTTAGGGGAGAAATACATGAATGTTTCAGGCTATGTGTATGCTTTGAATAATCCAGTTTTGTTTATTGATCCAGATGGAAGAGAGGTGACAAAAAACAAAGAAAAGCTAAAATCAGAGTATGAAGATAGTAAATTCTTTAATGATTTGATTTTTAACCCTGATGATTATTACGTTTTTGACCAAAATGGACATTATGTAAGAACTGAAAAGAATGATAAACCTGATCAAATTGTCATAGAAGATTCAAAATCAGGTAAAAGACAAAATGTTCAATTTAAC includes these proteins:
- a CDS encoding RHS repeat domain-containing protein encodes the protein MLNVTAGTDNEIIQENQYYPFGMNQEGTFMNDAAVKDTKYQYNGKELNDDFGLGWSDYGARWYDASIGRWNGVDPLGEKYMNVSGYVYALNNPVLFIDPDGREVTKNKEKLKSEYEDSKFFNDLIFNPDDYYVFDQNGHYVRTEKNDKPDQIVIEDSKSGKRQNVQFNDPKHDSQLLKNTLNFWGKDAYSMILLFFVSDGDINSMMEDSKVKYKNAASRWLFTLRQSVGGYIDFSVYQFPVFVAEKTGSASTWQPNDLGLTGGGEKRSPFFIFGNDKATAYNWLDGGNWLWGNAVNRLGGSKENANNWARSFNKGDSAADLKAISNGWSYQAKKR